One Coccinella septempunctata chromosome 8, icCocSept1.1, whole genome shotgun sequence genomic window carries:
- the LOC123318406 gene encoding histone-lysine N-methyltransferase PRDM9-like, producing the protein MGDQNMPEKSIKTSLKRNKGKIRKAGSQTEEDRDEDFKIKKKVVEKSEVRRNPRRQVDVKNYEELEEPPDDRYVYCDFCEEVFVDDCAKCGQLFYLKDVEVPMGKENRAKCTVPKNTLAILPSPIHGLGVFAKVALKKGIKMGPYEGKITKVESTAGYSWKLRDGRLVDAADDKFSNWMRYINCARHVGEQNVVAFQYKGNLYYRTCSDIKVGEELLVYYGHSFAKNLGIDVRNYFKPKEEEINENPKCCPHCNYGYKDSDRLMYHIGLCKWNPKNIQRVPDKVFFCRFCPAGITNEELYKKHEIFCQKKKHKVVPEKTKRKGKKDRCEFLKKYNCDKCNYTTFRRSDLESHKRIHDDFFPFSCKICIKGFNALKELRVHMLKHLDMVVVDKTGDHSWIWGIRGDIAD; encoded by the exons ATGGGCGACCAAAACATGCCCGAAAAATCCATCAAGACGTCTTTGAAGAGGAATAAAGGAAAAATTCGAAAGG CCGGAAGTCAGACTGAAGAGGACAGGGACGaggatttcaaaattaaaaaaaaagttgtggagAAATCCGAAG TTCGCAGAAATCCAAGAAGGCAAGTCGATGTGAAGAATTATGAGGAACTTGAGGAACCGCCGGATGACAGATACGTTt ACTGCGACTTTTGCGAAGAAGTTTTCGTGGACGATTGTGCTAAGTGTGGCCAATTGTTTTATTTGAAAGATGTTGAGGTACCGATGGGTAAGGAAAATAGGGCCAAGTGCACTGTGCCGAAGAACACTTTGGCCATCTTACCTTCCCCAATCCACGGCTTGGGCGTTTTTGCAAAAGTGGCCTTGAAGAAGGGAATCAAAATGGGGCCTTACGAGGGAAAAATAACAAAGGTGGAGAGCACAGCTGGCTACAGTTGGAAACTTAGAGATGGTAGGCTGGTAGATGCTGCTGACGATAAATTTTCCAATTGGATGAG GTACATCAACTGTGCCAGGCATGTTGGAGAGCAGAATGTGGTGGCTTTTCAGTACAAGGGCAACCTGTACTACAGAACCTGCAGCGATATAAAGGTGGGCGAAGAGCTGCTGGTGTATTACGGGCATAGTTTCGCCAAAAACTTGGGGATAGACGTGCGTAATTATTTCAAACCGAAAGAAGAGGAGATCAACGAAAATCCGAAATGTTGTCCTCATTGCAACTACGGGTATAAGGATTCCGACAGGTTGATGTACCATATCGGTTTGTGCAAGTGGAACCCGAAGAATATACAGAGGGTCCCGGATAAGGTTTTCTTCTGTAGATTTTGCCCCGCGGGGATAACCAACGAGGAGTTGTATAAGAAACACGAAATTTTTTGCCAGAAGAAGAAACATAAAGT AGTTCCCGAAAAAACCAAACGAAAGGGAAAAAAAGACAGGTGCGAGTTTTTGAAGAAGTATAATTGTGACAAGTGCAATTATACAACATTTCGTAGAAGTGATTTGGAGAGCCATAAAAGAATACACGATGATTTCTTCCCATTCTCTTGTAAAATTTGTATTAAAGGTTTCAATGCCCTCAAAGAATTAAGAGTTCACATGTTGAAACATCTGGatatg GTTGTTGTTGATAAAACTGGAGATCACAGTTGGATCTGGGGAATaagaggagatatcgcagattga
- the LOC123319054 gene encoding acidic leucine-rich nuclear phosphoprotein 32 family member A yields MEKRIELEKRGKNPANIKELNLDNCRSTSIVGLTDEFCNLESLSLINVGLTSLKGFPKLPNLKKLELSDNRINSGLNLLETSPKLTHLNLSGNKIKDLETLEPLKNFKNLKSLDLFNNEVTTVEYYRDAVFKTIPSLKYLDGYDENDREAEDSDEEVNGNEGFEQSDEDGLSSDEEEELNESVGLGAVYSSNIDELSDEEDYEALEEEEDSEIAEEEEEEGNSSDEAETPEVSRGKKRKHEENQE; encoded by the exons ATGGAAAAACGTATAGAGTTAGAGAAAAGGGGTAAAAATCCAGCTAAC ATAAAAGAACTCAATTTGGACAATTGCAGAAGTACAAGTATTGTAGGATTAACAGATGAATTTTGTAATTTGGAGAGCTTATCTTTAATAAATGTAGGTCTAACATCACTGAAAGGATTTCCAAAACTACCAAATCTCAAGAAGTTGGAATTGAGTGACAACAG GATTAACAGTGGTCTAAATTTGTTAGAAACAAGTCCCAAGTTGACTCACCTCAATTTAagtggaaataaaataaaagatttgGAAACCTTAGAGCCCCTgaagaattttaaaaatttgaaaagtttaGACTTGTTCAATAATGAGGTGACAACAGTGGAGTATTATAGAGATGCTGTATTTAAAACCATTCCTAGCCTCAAATATTTGGATGG gtatgatgaaaatgatagggAGGCTGAAGATAGTGATGAGGAAGTCAATGGGAACGAAGGATTTGAACAATCAGATGAAGATGGTTTATCTTCAGAtgaggaagaagaattgaatgAAAGTGTGGGTTTGGGGGCAGTTtattcatcaaatattgatgAATTGAGTGACGAAGAAGACTATGAAGCTTTAGAGGAAGAGGAAGATTCAGAAATAGCtgaagaggaagaagaagaaggaaacaGCAGTGATGAAGCTGAAACGCCTGAAG TGTCGAGAGGTAAAAAAAGGAAGCATGAAGAAAATCAAGAATAA
- the LOC123318971 gene encoding uncharacterized protein LOC123318971, with the protein MEYSRCDQKYESVEEVNQQNYFSYLNLKKSGLPADLNVQGQERVVRRTRRVVYRHILEMPNIKNLGKGEKEKNSTVGEKSKDAGGKVSKRKNLRSNNKPQNNSNIPLSTISGKKSFKNSDQHHLIRAVNNFEKCTVNPLPNDCTLKLVPYDGSKLHPHQVEKIQSVVDPKKGRLLKRPIGPSVHQSVAENIQYLEDKKIPYKKRKLMNYFPSPSTIKLDIETERKRKEEGLQNGKVKEVDEGHSNETIPKMQNSIKNCDQVDHQSTDLSCIIHSSLESSNSDLQTDTIKLPTVPLSACSGENQNSMKILNSTINSLEQRSPVSYIEGEPRIEVQTSLKNNDEKDSNIAECSLKIVEDGDNVTDGTQMISDIPNRSCDDENPHAIVKLIPLEKSVEPSPRSTKVDIETDKKQKEEGIQNGKVKEVDEGHSNETILKILNLTKNCDEVDHQSTDLSCTIHSSLESSNSDLQTDFIKLPTVPLSACNTENQNSTDILNSTKHSLEQRSHVSNKQVEPLIQVQTSLKDNDKKNSDTTECSLEIVEEGNNVTDGTQMVSNIPKRSCDDGHQNAIVKLMPPEDSFEHSINGEYMLDVAEITLDYSGEQSDEWIKNDVLGTTSPIQDDVSAELLMNDNMLVRDIENNKDVKVVLEFVEQPPKEREAEECSVESGKSKDHAQKIVQLFPQDSCEEKQEKIEMDEKKYLLHTNDVKKESFDHEIQSSLECNKEKTSDLNVNSSELSDRKGQIAEEILKIMKYSLENKRNNKGFLDNGRDFLKMKKELTNVSKTDFLTTIFSTGNLLNNSFGNKKQPAKYQNKRKRIFMTTSIEMLRIIKEMRDISIDDDLLSQPIIEIDVQNDALPRVKREKSPEKFPSREIVEDISRFVQSEKTCDNKFSSPIFDPHNDALQKSLKKDETSQEIGERSQNSAISIFAQRVRTPVKEPSLPIFDVNRQSDAPPRSIQKEKSLEKFSNRATLKKSGRSIVRRSKLKEKSLEELPPRVISEEGHHNETIPILIRIEKSPDRMKEEKQESQTLDSGGRFGSVYNVSEFIQKVEEFQDESDSKVRDLEIKDIVNSEVEPSCIEVIHYKPSNQYMFDNGLRRYCNFCNVGYMNKIAMERHMESCRLKPCNVKMNPIGIFYCKICNFGITDEVYFKQHEEKCQNDYLCKRSNISNSTSVGKTSSKIKKNRSTRRYKCPHCKYASNNVGHMSMHKRIHDKIPLCVCEVCRKGFSRLDSLKIHMFRHIDVAQDVNELDKIKIRGGNIFKSTLEVTINNKKFTVLKYACSQCDYTTPIAESMNKHFDSMHLNITSFRCNLCNFTTKMKSNLKQHLNWHLRERTFKCSFCPYETLNKSYIKKHENQIHLKAISFKCSHCDFKTYRKENLKAHINNAHLKEKKFSCERCDYVSYVQSNLINHVKTVHEGIKRKKK; encoded by the exons ATGGAATATTCTAGATGTGACCAAAAATATGAATCTGTTGAGGAAGTAAATCAACAGAACTATTTTTCCTATCTCAACTTGAAAAAATCAG gATTACCAGCAGATCTAAATGTCCAAGGGCAAGAAAGAGTAGTTAGACGTACAAGAAGAGTTGTATACAGACATATTTTGGAAATGCCTAACATTAAAAACCTTGGTAAAGGGGAAAAAG aaaaaaattcaactgttGGAGAAAAATCTAAAGATGCTGGAGGAAAAGTGTCAAAGAGGAAGAATCTCCGAAGTAATAATAAacctcaaaataattcaaatatccCTTTAAGTACTATCTCAGGAAAAAAGTCATTTAAGAATTCTGATCAACATCATCTTATAAGAGCAGTAAACAACTTCGAGAAGTGTACAGTTAATCCATTACCAAATGATTGTACTTTAAAATTGGTTCCATATGATGGTTCAAAATTACACCCtcatcaagtagaaaaaattcaatctGTAGTTGATCCAAAAAAAGGACGCCTGTTGAAGAGACCTATTGGTCCTTCAGTCCATCAAAGTGTtgctgaaaatattcaataccTGGAAGATAAGAAAATACCATACAAAAAAAGAAAACTTATGAACTATTTCCCATCACCTAGCACCATTAAGCTAGATATTGAAACTGAAAGAAAACGAAAGGAAGAAGGACTACAGAATGGGAAGGTTAAAGAAGTTGATGAAGGTCACAGCAATGAAACAATACCAAAAATGCAGAATTCAATCAAAAATTGCGATCAGGTAGACCATCAATCGACTGATCTTTCATGTATAATACATTCTTCCCTCGAATCAAGCAACAGTGATTTGCAAACAGATACTATAAAACTACCCACGGTTCCTTTAAGCGCATGTAGTGGAGAAAATCAAAATTCTATGAAAATCTTAAATTCAACAATAAACTCTCTAGAACAAAGAAGTCCTGTCAGTTACATAGAGGGTGAACCTCGAATTGAAGTTCAAACTTCACTGAAGaataatgatgaaaaagatTCAAATATCGCGGAATGTTCTCTAAAAATTGTTGAGGATGGGGATAATGTAACAGATGGAACACAGATGATATCGGATATTCCTAATAGGAGTTGTGATGATGAGAATCCACATGCAATAGTCAAATTGATCCCACTTGAAAAATCTGTTGAACCATCACCTAGGAGCACTAAGGTAGATATTGAAACTGACAAAAAACAAAAGGAAGAAGGAATACAGAATGGGAAGGTCAAAGAAGTTGACGAAGGTCACAGCAATGAAACAATACTAAAAATACtgaatttaaccaaaaattgcgATGAGGTAGACCATCAATCAACAGATCTTTCATGTACAATACATTCTTCCCTGGAATCCAGCAACAGTGATTTACAGACAGATTTTATAAAACTACCCACGGTTCCTTTAAGTGCATGTAATACAGAAAATCAAAATTCTACAGATATTTTGAATTCAACAAAACACTCTCTAGAACAAAGAAGCCATGTCAGTAACAAACAAGTTGAACCTCTTATTCAAGTTCAAACTTCATTGAAggataatgataaaaaaaattcagataccACAGAATGTTCTCTAGAAATTGTTGAGGAGGGGAATAATGTAACAGATGGAACACAGATGGTTTCGAATATTCCTAAAAGGAGTTGCGATGATGGGCATCAAAATGCAATAGTTAAATTGATGCCACCTGAAGATTCTTTTGAACATTCCATCAATGGAGAATACATGTTGGATGTTGCAGAGATTACACTAGATTATTCTGGTGAGCAGAGTGATGAATGGATCAAAAATGATGTACTGGGAACAACATCTCCCATACAAGATGATGTAAGTGCAGAACTTCTAATGAATGATAATATGTTAGTGCGTGATATTGAAAATAACAAGGATGTAAAGGTAGTTCTGGAGTTTGTTGAACAACCTCCAAAGGAACGGGAGGCAGAGGAATGTTCTGTGGAATCTGGCAAATCTAAAGATCATGCTCAGAAAATAGTTCAATTATTTCCCCAAGATAGTTGTGAagaaaagcaggaaaaaatcgaaatggatgaaaaaaaatatttattacatACTAATGATGTAAAAAAAGAGAGTTTTGATCATGAAATACAAAGTTCCTTGGAATGTAACAAAGAAAAAACAAGTGATTTGAATGTGAATAGCTCAGAATTAAGCGATAGAAAAGGTCAGATTGCAGAGGAAATtctaaaaattatgaaatattcccTTGAAAATAAAAGGAATAACAAAGGTTTTCTAGATAATGGAAGGGATttcctcaaaatgaaaaaagagTTGACAAATGTCTCTAAAACAGATTTTCTGACCACTATATTTTCGACAGgaaatttattgaataattcGTTCGGAAATAAGAAACAACCTGCtaaatatcaaaataaaagaaaaaggaTATTTATGACGACCAGTATAGAAATGTTGagaataataaaagagatgCGCGACATTTCAATAGACGACGATTTGTTATCTCAACCAATTATTGAAATAGATGTTCAAAATGATGCCCTTCCAAGGGTAAAAAGGGAGAAGTCACCAGAGAAATTTCCATCTCGTGAAATTGTTGAAGACATTTCAAGATTTGTACAAAGTGAAAAGACATgtgataataaattttcttcgcCAATTTTCGATCCTCACAATGATGCCCTTCAGAAATCATTGAAAAAAGATGAGACATCTCAAGAAATTGGGGAACGTAGTCAGAATAGTGCCATTTCTATATTTGCCCAAAGAGTAAGGACACCTGTCAAAGAACCGTCTTTGCCAATTTTCGATGTAAATCGTCAAAGTGATGCCCCTCCAAGATCGATACAAAAAGAAAAGTCATTGgagaaattttcaaatcgtGCAACTCTCAAAAAAAGTGGTCGAAGTATTGTTCGAAGGtcgaaattgaaagaaaaatcattagaGGAGTTACCACCGCGTGTGATTTCTGAGGAAGGTCATCACAATGAGACTATTCCGATATTGATACGAATAGAAAAATCACCGGATAGAATGAAAGAGGAAAAACAAGAATCGCAGACACTCGACTCTGGTGGTAGATTCGGTTCAGTTTACAATGTATCAGAATTCATACAGAAAGTTGAAGAATTTCAGGATGAGTCTGATTCGAAAGTTAGGGACCTGGAAATAAAAG ATATTGTCAATTCGGAAGTGGAACCTAGTTGCATCGAAGTGATACATTATAAACCTTCTAACCAGTATATGTTCGACAACGGGCTGCGTAGATACTGCAACTTCTGTAATGTGGGTTATATGAATAAAATAGCCATGGAGAGACACATGGAAAGTTGCAGATTGAAGCCTTGTAACGTTAAAATGAATCCGATCGGGATATTTTATTGCAAAATATGCAATTTTGGTATAACTGATGAAGTTTACTTCAAGCAACACGAGGAGAAGTGTCAAAATGATTATCTGTGTAAACGGAGTAATATAAG CAACTCCACTTCGGTAGGTAAAACCAGTtcgaaaatcaagaaaaatcgTTCGACACGGAGGTATAAATGCCCCCACTGCAAATACGCATCGAACAACGTGGGACACATGAGCATGCACAAGAGAATACACGATAAAATTCCTCTGTGCGTTTGCGAAGTATGTAGGAAAGGTTTCAGCAGATTGGACTCTCTAAAAATACACATGTTCAGACACATCGATGTCGCCCAAGACGTGAACGAATTGGATAAAATCAAGATCAGAGGCGGAAACATCTTCAAGAGCACCTTAGAAGTGacaatcaataataaaaaatttaccGTTTTGAAATACGCATGTTCCCAGTGTGATTATACCACTCCCATTGCGGAGAGCATGAATAAACATTTCGATTCGATGCATCTTAACATTACAAGCTTCCGGTGCAATCTGTGTAACTTCACGACTAAGATGAAATCCAACCTCAAACAGCACCTGAATTGGCACCTGAGAGAAAGGACTTTTAAGTGTTCGTTTTGCCCTTACGAAACTTTAAACAAGAGTTATATAAAAAAGCACGAGAATCAGATCCATCTGAAAGCCATTTCTTTCAAATGTTCTCACTGCGATTTTAAGACTTATCGTAAGGAGAATCTTAAGGCCCATATCAATAATGCTCACttgaaagagaagaagtttTCCTGTGAAAGATGTGATTATGTCTCGTATGTACAGTCCAATCTGATTAATCATGTGAAAACTGTACATGAAGGCattaaaaggaagaagaagtGA
- the LOC123319291 gene encoding protein obstructor-E isoform X2, translating to MRSYACILVLSAFTFSAHAQENFKCPDDFGFYPHHTSCDKYWKCDNNEAELKTCGNGLAFDASDSKYLTENCDYIHNVDCGDRTQLEPPIAAGHCERLYGIFADPVKCDVFWNCWNGEASRYQCSPGLAYDREARVCMWADQVPECKSEEVAGGFSCPAAGEVTNTGSFSRHAHPDDCRKYYICLEGQAREYGCPIGTVFKIGDADGTGNCEDPEDVPGCEDYYKDVDLKALKKKGY from the exons ATGAGGAGCTACGCGTGTATATTGGTGCTTAGTGcattcaccttttctg cACACGCACAAGAAAACTTCAAATGTCCTGATGATTTTGGCTTCTATCCTCACCATACCTCCTGCGATAAATATTGGAAATGTGACAATAACGAAGCAGAGCTGAAGACTTGTGGAAACGGTTTGGCTTTCGATGCCAGCGATTCTAAATATTTGACGGAAAACTGCGACTACATTCACAACGTAGACTGTGGCGACAGGACACAGCTTG AACCACCAATAGCTGCAGGACACTGTGAacgtttgtatggtatttttgcCGATCCTGTCAAGTGCGACGTGTTCTGGAATTGTTGGAACGGTGAAGCTTCCCGATACCAATGTTCCCCCGGTTTAGCATACGACCGTGAAGCTAGGGTCTGCATGTGGGCTGACCAAGTACCAGAGTGCAAGAGCGAAG AAGTTGCTGGAGGATTCTCTTGTCCAGCCGCTGGGGAAGTAACAAACACCGGTTCATTCTCCAGACATGCCCACCCAGACGACTGCCGTAAGTACTACATCTGTCTGGAAGGTCAAGCCCGTGAATACGGTTGTCCAATTGGCACAGTATTCAAAATTGGAGATGCTGATGGTACCGGTAACTGCGAAGACCCAGAAGATGTACCTGGATG CGAAGATTACTACAAGGACGTCGATCTAAAAGCCCTCAAAAAAAAGGGATACTAA
- the LOC123319291 gene encoding protein obstructor-E isoform X1, whose amino-acid sequence MRSYACILVLSAFTFSAHAQENFKCPDDFGFYPHHTSCDKYWKCDNNEAELKTCGNGLAFDASDSKYLTENCDYIHNVDCGDRTQLEPPIAAGHCERLYGIFADPVKCDVFWNCWNGEASRYQCSPGLAYDREARVCMWADQVPECKSEEVAGGFSCPAAGEVTNTGSFSRHAHPDDCRKYYICLEGQAREYGCPIGTVFKIGDADGTGNCEDPEDVPGCEDYYGDLDLKTIRKSELLAGLSGSGSQRATHSAGSPPKSKQPRPTSSATRNAPESSDRDN is encoded by the exons ATGAGGAGCTACGCGTGTATATTGGTGCTTAGTGcattcaccttttctg cACACGCACAAGAAAACTTCAAATGTCCTGATGATTTTGGCTTCTATCCTCACCATACCTCCTGCGATAAATATTGGAAATGTGACAATAACGAAGCAGAGCTGAAGACTTGTGGAAACGGTTTGGCTTTCGATGCCAGCGATTCTAAATATTTGACGGAAAACTGCGACTACATTCACAACGTAGACTGTGGCGACAGGACACAGCTTG AACCACCAATAGCTGCAGGACACTGTGAacgtttgtatggtatttttgcCGATCCTGTCAAGTGCGACGTGTTCTGGAATTGTTGGAACGGTGAAGCTTCCCGATACCAATGTTCCCCCGGTTTAGCATACGACCGTGAAGCTAGGGTCTGCATGTGGGCTGACCAAGTACCAGAGTGCAAGAGCGAAG AAGTTGCTGGAGGATTCTCTTGTCCAGCCGCTGGGGAAGTAACAAACACCGGTTCATTCTCCAGACATGCCCACCCAGACGACTGCCGTAAGTACTACATCTGTCTGGAAGGTCAAGCCCGTGAATACGGTTGTCCAATTGGCACAGTATTCAAAATTGGAGATGCTGATGGTACCGGTAACTGCGAAGACCCAGAAGATGTACCTGGATG TGAAGACTACTACGGTGACTTGGATCTCAAGACAATTAGAAAGAGCGAACTGTTAGCTGGTCTAAGCGGTAGCGGCTCTCAAAGGGCCACACATTCAGCTGGATCTCCCCCAAAATCAAAACAGCCACGACCAACGTCATCTGCTACGCGGAATGCTCCTGAATCCTCAGATAGAGATAACTAA
- the LOC123319298 gene encoding ubiquitin-conjugating enzyme E2 Q1 isoform X2, translating to MLTKRTLVKITEYYNISSIFISFINLFEETYPAVPPVWFADSEDTNITNAVQLLSHTQGLDNHVIHQVSILLKELCRMHSIPPHPDIVRLLNPPTLSTEDGISNGVETMEDEGLDSEADGEVLDSDAESSDEDEDLAMEMEENMPRVDEMNVEHLAMLERLRQNQRQDYLKGSVSGSVQATDRLMKELRDIYRSNSFKNKMYQIELVNDSLYEWNIRLMAVDPDSPLSHDLNILKEKEGKDFILLNMMFKDTYPFEPPFVRVVHPVISGGYVLVGGAICMELLTKQGWSSAYTVEAVIMQISATLVKGKARIQFANKVCSHGQYSLARAQQSFKSLVQIHEKNGWFTPPKEDG from the exons GAAACCTACCCGGCTGTCCCGCCAGTATGGTTCGCCGACTCCGAAGACACAAACATCACAAATGCAGTGCAGTTACTGAGTCACACGCAAGGACTAGACAATCACGTCATCCACCAAGTGTCCATATTGCTCAAAGAACTATGTAGAATGCACTCGATACCTCCACATCCAGATATTGTAAGACTGCTCAATCCCCCCACTCTCTCCACGGAAGATGG GATCAGCAATGGCGTAGAAACTATGGAAGATGAGGGACTAGACAGTGAAGCAGATGGGGAAGTATTGGACAGCGACGCTGAAAGCAGTGACGAAGACGAAGATCTTGCCATGGAAATGGAGGAGAATATGCCTAGGGTTGACGAAATGAACGTTGAGCATCTAGCCATGCTGGAACGGTTACGGCAGAACCAGAGGCAGGACTATTTGAAG GGATCTGTTTCGGGTTCCGTGCAGGCGACTGATAGACTAATGAAAGAACTCAGGGATATATATAGATCTAACTCATTCAAGAACAAAATGTATCAAATCGAGCTGGTCAATGATTCGCTCTACGAATGGAACATACGTCTGATGGCTGTCGATCCAGACAGTCCGCTCAGTCACGATCTGAACATTCTCAAGGAGAAGGAGGGAAAAGACTTCATTTTGCTCAACATGATGTTCAAAGATACTTACCCTTTCGAGCCTCCGTTTGTCAGGGTTGTACATCCGGTCATTTCTG GGGGTTACGTATTAGTCGGTGGCGCCATATGCATGGAATTACTAACAAAACAGGGATGGTCCAGTGCTTATACTGTTGAAGCTGTCATCATGCAAATATCAGCTACGTTAGTGAAAGGAAAGGCGAGAATTCAATTCGCTAACAAAGTTTGTTCTCACGGACAGTACAGTTTAGCGAGAGCTCAACAAAGTTTCAAATCTCTTGTTCAAATTCACGAAAAGAATG gcTGGTTTACCCCACCCAAAGAAGACGGTTAA
- the LOC123319298 gene encoding ubiquitin-conjugating enzyme E2 Q2 isoform X1: MACLHTLKQEIRTLESIFTKTHERFQIISASVDELSCRFIGKNGKKYEIHANITETYPAVPPVWFADSEDTNITNAVQLLSHTQGLDNHVIHQVSILLKELCRMHSIPPHPDIVRLLNPPTLSTEDGISNGVETMEDEGLDSEADGEVLDSDAESSDEDEDLAMEMEENMPRVDEMNVEHLAMLERLRQNQRQDYLKGSVSGSVQATDRLMKELRDIYRSNSFKNKMYQIELVNDSLYEWNIRLMAVDPDSPLSHDLNILKEKEGKDFILLNMMFKDTYPFEPPFVRVVHPVISGGYVLVGGAICMELLTKQGWSSAYTVEAVIMQISATLVKGKARIQFANKVCSHGQYSLARAQQSFKSLVQIHEKNGWFTPPKEDG, translated from the exons ATGGCGTGTTTACATACACTGAAACAAGAAATTAGGACATTAGAATCAATATTTACTAAGACTCATGAACGATTTCAGATAATAAGCGCGAGTGTTGATGAGTTGAGTTGTAGGTTTATAGGGAAGAACGGTAAAAAGTATGAAATTCATGCTAATATAACG GAAACCTACCCGGCTGTCCCGCCAGTATGGTTCGCCGACTCCGAAGACACAAACATCACAAATGCAGTGCAGTTACTGAGTCACACGCAAGGACTAGACAATCACGTCATCCACCAAGTGTCCATATTGCTCAAAGAACTATGTAGAATGCACTCGATACCTCCACATCCAGATATTGTAAGACTGCTCAATCCCCCCACTCTCTCCACGGAAGATGG GATCAGCAATGGCGTAGAAACTATGGAAGATGAGGGACTAGACAGTGAAGCAGATGGGGAAGTATTGGACAGCGACGCTGAAAGCAGTGACGAAGACGAAGATCTTGCCATGGAAATGGAGGAGAATATGCCTAGGGTTGACGAAATGAACGTTGAGCATCTAGCCATGCTGGAACGGTTACGGCAGAACCAGAGGCAGGACTATTTGAAG GGATCTGTTTCGGGTTCCGTGCAGGCGACTGATAGACTAATGAAAGAACTCAGGGATATATATAGATCTAACTCATTCAAGAACAAAATGTATCAAATCGAGCTGGTCAATGATTCGCTCTACGAATGGAACATACGTCTGATGGCTGTCGATCCAGACAGTCCGCTCAGTCACGATCTGAACATTCTCAAGGAGAAGGAGGGAAAAGACTTCATTTTGCTCAACATGATGTTCAAAGATACTTACCCTTTCGAGCCTCCGTTTGTCAGGGTTGTACATCCGGTCATTTCTG GGGGTTACGTATTAGTCGGTGGCGCCATATGCATGGAATTACTAACAAAACAGGGATGGTCCAGTGCTTATACTGTTGAAGCTGTCATCATGCAAATATCAGCTACGTTAGTGAAAGGAAAGGCGAGAATTCAATTCGCTAACAAAGTTTGTTCTCACGGACAGTACAGTTTAGCGAGAGCTCAACAAAGTTTCAAATCTCTTGTTCAAATTCACGAAAAGAATG gcTGGTTTACCCCACCCAAAGAAGACGGTTAA